The Piliocolobus tephrosceles isolate RC106 chromosome 2, ASM277652v3, whole genome shotgun sequence genome window below encodes:
- the RTP4 gene encoding receptor-transporting protein 4 isoform X2 yields MIYSSESLLKRFRCSSCQRSWASAQVQILCHTSWEHWTSQGQVRMRLFGQRCQKCSWSQYEMPEFSSDSTMRILSNLVQHILKKYYANGTRKSPEMPVILEVSLEGPHDTANCEACTLGICGQGLKSHMTKPSKSLLSHLKTGNSSPGIGAVYISNQGKNPSAETKEAKGRGYEELGPSRDPDPLNICVFILLLVFIIVKCFTSE; encoded by the coding sequence GTTCCGGTGTTCTTCCTGCCAGCGAAGCTGGGCTTCTGCCCAGGTGCAGATTCTGTGCCACACGTCCTGGGAGCACTGGACATCTCAGGGCCAGGTGCGTATGAGGCTCTTTGGCCAAAGGTGCCAGAAGTGCTCCTGGTCCCAATATGAGATGCCTGAGTTCTCCTCGGATAGCACCATGAGGATTCTGAGCAACCTGGTGCAGCATATACTGAAGAAATACTATGCAAATGGCACGAGGAAGTCTCCAGAAATGCCAGTAATCCTGGAAGTGTCCCTGGAAGGACCCCATGACACAGCCAATTGTGAGGCATGCACTCTGGGCATCTGTGGACAGGGCTTAAAAAGCCACATGACAAAGCCATCCAAATCCCTACTATCCCACCTAAAGACTGGGAATTCCTCACCTGGAATTGGTGCTGTATACATCTCAAACCAAGGCAAGAACCCGTCAGCTGAGACAAAAGAGGCTAAGGGGAGAGGGTATGAGGAATTAGGGCCCAGTCGAGACCCAGATCCATTGAACAtctgtgtctttattttgctGCTTGTATTTATTATAGTCAAATGCTTTACATCAGAATGA